The window TTGGTTGTAGGGTGGTTGTTTATGATCCGAATAGAAATAAGAATAGTAGTTACGGGTTTAACAATCAAGTTGAATTTGTATCATTTGATCAATTGTTAGCGGAGTCTGATGTGATTTCTATTCATTGTCCTCTAGATTCGGCACAGAAATTAATCAGTACAGTAGAGTTACAGAAAATGAAACCGTCCTCATATTTAATCAATGTTTCAAGGGGCGGGATTATTGATGAAGAAGCTTTGAACCTTGCATTAGAAAATGGATGGATTGCTGGAGCTGCATTGGACGTTGCTGAACAAGAACCCATAGCAAAAGAGTCACCTCTATTGTTACGGGATAATTTCTTATGCACACCACATATGGCCTGGTATTCAGAACAATCTGCAAAAGAACTGAAAAGAAAAGTGGCTGAAGAATCAGTAAGGTTTCTAGATGGTCAACTATTACATTATCCTGTAAACAAATTAAAAAATAGGGAGTGAAACTAGATGAAGAAAATGAAAAGCTTAACATTATTAACAATTGTATTTATGATGCTCGCTATTCTTTCTGCTTGTGGATCTGATGCCTCTGGTGAGGAGAACGGAACAAAAAAAGATGTAAAGGTTAAGACAACGACGTTGAAAATGGCATTTAATCAACCGGAGACACATCCACAATATCAAGCGATGGAAGATTTAAGTGAAAAGTTTTATGAAGCAACTGATGGAGCTTATAAGATTGAACTTTATCCAAATGAATTACTTGGTGCTCAACGTGAAACAATTGAATTTGTTCAAACAGGGACCATTGCAATGTCGATTGTAGTAGGTGGGTTATTAGAAAATCTTAATGAAGACTTTGTTGTATTCAATCTTCCTTACGTATTCGATTCAACAGAGCATCAAATGTCAGTAGTTAATAATCCCGATATCATTGGAGATTTATATACATCGCTAGAAGGTGACGGTATAAATGTCTTGGGGGCTTTTCATTCAGGATCCCGGAACGTATATAACGATAAGAAGCCAATTGAAAATCCAGAAGATTTAAAAGGAATGAAGATAAGAATTATTGAAAGTGACACAAATGTTCAAATGATGAAGCTCATGGGCGGAGTTGGAACACCAATGGGTCAAGGTGAAGTTTATACGGCTATTCAATCAGGTGTTCTTGAAGGCGGGGAGAATAACGAACTTATTTATTCAAACCTAAAACATAGTGAAATCGCACCTTACTACTCGTATACACAACATCTAATGTTTCCTGATTATCTAATAATTAATCAGGATATTCTATCCGATATGTCCGATGAACATAAAGAAATTCTTCAAAAAGAACTGGCAGAAGCGATTGATATGGAAGTTAAGCTGTGGGATGAAGAAGTTGCCAAAGCTATCGAAATCGCTGAACAAGGTGGAGCTAAATTTAACAGACCCGATATTAAACTATTCCAAGATGCAGTTAAACCACTAGTAGAAGAGAAATTAACTTCTGATTCCGCAAAAGCTCTTTATGAAAAGGTTAGAGACGCAGCTAAATAAAAGTGGAGTGATGATATGGAAATAATAAAAAATGCATTAGATAAAATATTAGCTACAATATGTACGATTCTATTTAGCGGAATGGTCGTTCTTGTTACATGGCAAGTAATCACCCGTTTCTTCTTTAATAATCCAAGTGCTATTTCTGAAGAGTTAGCGAAGTATGGATTTGTATGGTTGGTACTATTTGGCGCGGCGTTTGTATTTGGAGAAAACGGTCACATGGCGATTGACTTCATAAAGGACAAATTCCCACGAACATTACAAATGATCACAGAAGTGTTTATAGAAGTTGTCATATTCGCTTTTTCCGCGCTGATTCTTGTGAAGGGCGGCTTCGCCGCCACTTCACTTGCTTGGAATCAAATGAATGCATCACTAAATTTACCGATGGGTTATTTGTATTTAGCAATCCCACTAAGTGGAATTTTCACAATGTATTACTGCGTATACAACATCTATATTATATCCAAGAAAAAGAAACCTTTAGAAGAAATTAATTTGCACGAGGGGAGTTAAACAAATGGATGTTGCAGTTCAGGCAGCCTTAATACTATTTGTAGGTGTTGCATTTTTCCTCATTATTGGGACTCCCATAAGTGTGGGTATAGGTGTTTCTTCTGCGCTAGCTATGTTTTCAATTGTGAGCTTTGATAACGGTTTGTTAGCTTCAGCTCAACGAATGTTTTCGGGTATGAATTCATTTACACTTTTGGCAATTCCATTCTTTATCCTAGCAGGAGTTATCATGAACAACGGTGGTATTGCCATTAGGCTCATTAATTGCGCGAAGGTTCTTAGTGGTAGATTGCCGGGCTCATTAGCACATACTAATATCGTTGCAAACATGCTATTCGGTTCGATTAGCGGATCCGCGGTTGCGGCAGCCGCTGCAGTAGGTAGTACAATGTCTCCGTTACAAGAAAAAGAAGGATACGATCGGAAGTTTAGTGCCGCAGTAAATATTGCATCAGCCCCGACGGGTATGTTAATTCCACCTAGTAATACGTTGATTGTCTTCTCTTTAGTAAGTGGAGGAACTTCTATCGCTGCACTCTTTATGGCCGGATATATTCCCGGGATTATGTGGGGTCTAGCTTGTATGGTTGTCGCTTACTTTATGGCAAGAAAAAGGGGCTATAAAAGCGCAGAAAGAGTAACGTTTAAACAGGGAGTTCGTGTATTTTTAGATGCGATTCCGAGTCTTTTACTTATTGTGATTGTAATTGGTGGGATTATTAAAGGTGTATTTACAGCCACCGAAGGATCGGCAATTGCAGTCGTTTATTCACTCTTTCTATCATTTGTATATCGAACGATTAAAGTTAAAGATTTACCTAGAATATTTTTGGAGTCTACTAGGACGACGGCCATTGTTATTTTCTTAATAGGTGTAAGTTCGATTATGTCTTGGGTTATGGCATTCACAAATATCCCAGGGATTATCGCGGATGCATTACTAGCCGCAACTGACAATCTATTAGTCATTTTACTTATCATGAACATTGTTTTATTGATTGTAGGAACGTTTATGGATCCGACGCCAGCAGTACTAATATTCACACCGATTTTTTTACCGATTGCTTTAAGCTTTGGCATGAATCCTGTGCATTTTGGAATTATGATGGTCTTTAACTTATCTATTGGAACAATTACTCCTCCAGTAGGACCAGTTCTATTTGTTGGAGCAAGAGTTGCCAATTTGAAAATTGAAGATGTCATTAAACCTTTAATTCCATTTTTTTTAGTAACGGTATTGGTATTAATGATTGTTACATATATCCCGCAAATCTCATTGTTCATACCTGAGTTATTAGGTTTGATTAAATAAAGAATTGGTGTTTGAAAATACGTGATGGAAAGAGGGGTATCATGAAGGCCATTGTTTATGGAGGACCGAACAAAGTGAATCTAAATACAATCACGATGCCGCAAACAATTGAAGGCTTTACGTTAATAAAAACTGCTTATGCAGGAATATGTGGAACGGATTTGAATATTTTTGTAGGTTCTCATCCTAGAGCGAAAGCACCTTTAGTACTTGGGCACGAGTTTTCCGGGGTAGTGGAAAGTGGGCATCCCCATTTATCTAAAGGGACAAAGGTTACTGTGAATCCGTTACTAACATGCGGTGAATGTAACGCATGTCTGCAGGGGAAAAGCCATGTTTGTGAATCGCTTAAATTAGTGGGCATTGACTCCGATGGCGGAATGTCGGATTTTGTTAGTGTGCCAAGTCATTGTGTTGTTGCCTTACCCGAAAAGGTGTCTTTGAAAAAAGGTTCATTAAGTGAACCAATCGCTGTTGCGATTCATGCAATTAGACAAGGTGGATATACGCCTGGGGATTCGGCTGTTGTTTTTGGCGCTGGCACAATTGGCCTTTGTGTTGCATTTTGTTTAAAACACTTTGGTTGTACGGATCTTACGTTGATAGAAACAAATGAAAAAAGAATTGAGAAGGCACGCGAATTTGGGTTTAATACGATTAATCCAACAATCAAAAATGTTTCTGAGGAAATAGAATCGTGGACAAAAGGCAAAGGTGCAGACATAGTATTTGATTGCGCGGGACATCCTTCAGTATTACCGTATTTGACTGATATTGTGAAAGTTAAAGGCGAAATTGTTATTGTTGCGGCCTACAAAAATCCTGCAGAAATCAATCTGTTACAAGGAATGTTCAAGGAATTATCGATACAATTTGTAAGGGTCTATACCCCTGTTGATTTTAAAATCGCATTAAATATATTGGAGAAAAGTGATGAAATCGATCGTGTTGTTACGCATGTCTATCAACCGGAGCAGGCGGCCCAGGGTTTTGATGATTTGATTAACCAAACTGGAGCAGTTAAAGTTCTTTTCGAATTTAATAAATAATGATTGAAAATTAGATAAGGAGATGGATGAAATGTCATTCACATTAGATTTCTTTGCACTTCAAGGCAAAACGGCATTAGTAACAGGAGCGAGAACGGGAATCGGTCAAGCGATTGCGATTGGGCTGGCTTCAGCAGGTGCCCATGTATTATTGCTTGGACATCGCGATAACCTCGGTGAAACGAAAGAACAAATTGAAACAATTAACGGTTCATGTGAAACGCTAATTGTTGATTTGAGTGAAGTCGATTCAATTAAAGAAAAACTGGCTCCCGTTCTTGAGAAGCATAAAATTGATATTTTGATAAATAACGCTGGTACCATTTATCGTGAGCCGGCAGCAGATTATGATATTAATGAGTGGAATCGTGTTATGAATGTAAATATTAACTCGGTATTTATTTTGTCACAGTTAATAGGGAAACAAATGATTGAAAATGGAGCCGGAAAAATTGTTAATATCGCTTCACTTCTATCTTTCCAAGGTGGCCTGTTCGTGCCGGCATACACGGCTAGTAAACATGCAGTCGCTGGTTTAACGAAGTCACTAGCAAATGAATGGGCAAGTAAAGGGGTACAAGTGAACGCCATTGCACCTGGATACATCGAGACGAATAATACAGAAGCAATCCGTAAAGACGAAGCACGAAGCAAATCAATATTAGATAGAATTCCGGCAAATCGTTGGGGTGAAGCTGAAGATATGGTGGGAGCAGCTGTATTTTTAAGTTCCAAAGCTTCGGATTATGTGAATGGCCACGTCCTCGTTGTAGATGGCGGATGGATGGGTAGATAATTAAGAAGTGGGGGATGGTTGTCATGGATGTTATTTCTATAGGAGATGGGATGATTACCTTTAATCCGA of the Sporosarcina sp. FSL K6-1508 genome contains:
- a CDS encoding TRAP transporter small permease — protein: MEIIKNALDKILATICTILFSGMVVLVTWQVITRFFFNNPSAISEELAKYGFVWLVLFGAAFVFGENGHMAIDFIKDKFPRTLQMITEVFIEVVIFAFSALILVKGGFAATSLAWNQMNASLNLPMGYLYLAIPLSGIFTMYYCVYNIYIISKKKKPLEEINLHEGS
- a CDS encoding zinc-dependent alcohol dehydrogenase; amino-acid sequence: MKAIVYGGPNKVNLNTITMPQTIEGFTLIKTAYAGICGTDLNIFVGSHPRAKAPLVLGHEFSGVVESGHPHLSKGTKVTVNPLLTCGECNACLQGKSHVCESLKLVGIDSDGGMSDFVSVPSHCVVALPEKVSLKKGSLSEPIAVAIHAIRQGGYTPGDSAVVFGAGTIGLCVAFCLKHFGCTDLTLIETNEKRIEKAREFGFNTINPTIKNVSEEIESWTKGKGADIVFDCAGHPSVLPYLTDIVKVKGEIVIVAAYKNPAEINLLQGMFKELSIQFVRVYTPVDFKIALNILEKSDEIDRVVTHVYQPEQAAQGFDDLINQTGAVKVLFEFNK
- a CDS encoding TRAP transporter substrate-binding protein, which translates into the protein MKKMKSLTLLTIVFMMLAILSACGSDASGEENGTKKDVKVKTTTLKMAFNQPETHPQYQAMEDLSEKFYEATDGAYKIELYPNELLGAQRETIEFVQTGTIAMSIVVGGLLENLNEDFVVFNLPYVFDSTEHQMSVVNNPDIIGDLYTSLEGDGINVLGAFHSGSRNVYNDKKPIENPEDLKGMKIRIIESDTNVQMMKLMGGVGTPMGQGEVYTAIQSGVLEGGENNELIYSNLKHSEIAPYYSYTQHLMFPDYLIINQDILSDMSDEHKEILQKELAEAIDMEVKLWDEEVAKAIEIAEQGGAKFNRPDIKLFQDAVKPLVEEKLTSDSAKALYEKVRDAAK
- the kduD gene encoding 2-dehydro-3-deoxy-D-gluconate 5-dehydrogenase KduD, with the translated sequence MSFTLDFFALQGKTALVTGARTGIGQAIAIGLASAGAHVLLLGHRDNLGETKEQIETINGSCETLIVDLSEVDSIKEKLAPVLEKHKIDILINNAGTIYREPAADYDINEWNRVMNVNINSVFILSQLIGKQMIENGAGKIVNIASLLSFQGGLFVPAYTASKHAVAGLTKSLANEWASKGVQVNAIAPGYIETNNTEAIRKDEARSKSILDRIPANRWGEAEDMVGAAVFLSSKASDYVNGHVLVVDGGWMGR
- a CDS encoding TRAP transporter large permease — its product is MDVAVQAALILFVGVAFFLIIGTPISVGIGVSSALAMFSIVSFDNGLLASAQRMFSGMNSFTLLAIPFFILAGVIMNNGGIAIRLINCAKVLSGRLPGSLAHTNIVANMLFGSISGSAVAAAAAVGSTMSPLQEKEGYDRKFSAAVNIASAPTGMLIPPSNTLIVFSLVSGGTSIAALFMAGYIPGIMWGLACMVVAYFMARKRGYKSAERVTFKQGVRVFLDAIPSLLLIVIVIGGIIKGVFTATEGSAIAVVYSLFLSFVYRTIKVKDLPRIFLESTRTTAIVIFLIGVSSIMSWVMAFTNIPGIIADALLAATDNLLVILLIMNIVLLIVGTFMDPTPAVLIFTPIFLPIALSFGMNPVHFGIMMVFNLSIGTITPPVGPVLFVGARVANLKIEDVIKPLIPFFLVTVLVLMIVTYIPQISLFIPELLGLIK